The Anopheles merus strain MAF chromosome 2L, AmerM5.1, whole genome shotgun sequence genome has a segment encoding these proteins:
- the LOC121592756 gene encoding helicase domino isoform X2 — protein sequence MNEGDTAGGQRGRNQALPAGIDRNTSTTTNTGQLPTGTHDSITPMSRSLNEDQPQQLEQSQQQQQQPQHQQQQQQQQQQQQGQQMQPAGTPTSSSSSLSSPHKSLPQQQQHPTPSSNAAGGNVTVATDASSVPLSSSAPSHHTLQQQQQQQQNVANSASSSSSSSSSGGGNSSGSVEANNANITSTPGGERTGSGLSESEGGGRGGRGGGSIASGGVVEGGLVPASGASGGGGSTSETPGSEESTFGVVVGEKRAIEDSTGSVTDVAGGGGGASEEGGIVGASGVVGKLYTKTNTTASTSSSSSSSSFSPVVAGGIAVGGQAAGGTVSAAVAVAAASAGSTAGGSAAVAKKRIKLETEPEHDISALKKLILEHKYMRLRSIKERYNEHVAELFFLQTGGNMMEYPVWRKKPPTPAFTSFVRSYKLEPLSSNLEEAGEALKQQSTRALSGISTTPGSTNLGSVVTPVVVSGNGSSSSSGGDDTLTGLPQGAEIKIPGVGATPVAVSTTLPAAVAQLSQQGGTPIIPDRVGIGISPAAASAVDRKRQISSASSALGGHMIKSELLETANASPSLTTIGTNGPNVPSVRQGGSLTGGVGGSRGSGSSTAGGSITGSSSRGLNNGQQNGALGNGRGNALSSGSLAGQQQQQQLGGGVPAGTNSNGPPDQYTNKARQEVFVMQRIQELQKEGLWTEKRLPKVQEPPRPKAHWDYLLEEMVWLAADFAQERKWKKAAARKCARMVQKHFQDKALAAQRAEKAQELQLKRIAAFVAKEIKTFWSNAEKLVEYKQQTKLDERRKKALDQQLSFIVEKTEKYSQQLVEGMNKAAPVPGGAAALLPPGSKAESLNSSRLSSPLRGSGGLAGGSDDEFCPEAESSDDDEETIAKAEAEAAAEAEDGTKDEVAALQKESEMDLDDFLKNLPKDYLENRDKIVLSDSNDGDGDGEEEQEEDEEEEEEEADENRRKKKQGATREGEEEDGDKDFSADEDSMDDEDTIREQEKKEKNQDHKKEIDELNADNDLTIEELMAKYKNLPPAGEQMDIDSDDDADEVPAVPANDRKRRRTRSQPMYESSDDEGKEEEDDNDESEGLTGSDDDEEEEDDDDITEDESDESEEAMDAEEDAFGLKHLLDDETGSGETAATSAAAGSSGASSVAKSQSDKDDMLNDAAAIAESIQPKGNTLSSTSVVTPIPTLLKHSLREYQHIGLDWLVTMHDRKLNGILADEMGLGKTIQTISLLAHLACVKGNWGPHLIIVPSSVMLNWEMEFKKWCPGFKILTYYGTPKERKQKRTGWTKVNAFHVCITSYKLVIQDHQSFRRKKWKYLILDEAQNIKNFKSQRWQLLLNFQTEQRLLLTGTPLQNNLMELWSLMHFLMPHVFQSHREFKEWFSNPMTGMIEGNSEYNETIIKRLHKVLRPFLLRRLKCEVEKQMPKKYEHVVMCRLSKRQRFLYDDFMSRAKTRETLASGNLLSVINVLMQLRKVCNHPNMFEERPTISPFRMEGISIKTASLVYNMFSYDPFTQIDLSSLNLVLIQLELLLPAYVAHRTQHLCMPKRLIEEIDSTPLPPPRCPTGKLRLHVRIPDVRVQESLSGGGNRAGVSITTGVRVGTSPAMKTEGTKFVPLVNHEASLDKKSSLIGPGGSSSIQSRVIDIRRRGSSTVMMMMGGSSSAGLDSSSMVATAAGNSRSMSPGLLLRKRSDIAGGGGIVSMAGPLHQQQQQQQNRLNAGQVVQIIPQVSSGGGIGSNASQSYIITGRLQPAAGGSGGQAIFHRPALAAGGSGGVNVLPTQRIATLQSMGGQSSVAATSAAAAAATVSGAAANRMVQNVGQKTQISSTLAATIMKQLKHSKSLAGSSGNGAARSAEAAEMDERQRTEFYLACIEESRKERRREVLELLGRINAKRCDATPIYGRDLRETLCALIEEEFRHRPDELIPFGVASSYHTRRATMARCGGGGGSGTKNGALFAAASSCLSEAIKSIDQRAGELRATISNFVLFVPAVCAPTPYLQVSHPHPSKLNAEQQWEATMAEQIQPAIQLLHPIISAMSTQFPDPRLIQYDCGKLQTLDRLLKKLKSEGHRVLIFTQMTRMLDVLEAFLNYHGHIYLRLDGTTKVEQRQVLMERFNNDRRMFAFILSTRSGGVGINLTGADTVIFYDSDWNPTMDAQAQDRCHRIGQTRDVHIYRLVSEKTIEENILKKANQKRILGDLAIEGGNFTTAYFKSSTTIQDLFTVDSAEQDASARLAEVLDRDRDRKERLNANLATGPGQPQPATGGEPVVDGSKSAINVFESALAAAEDDQDVQAAKFAKAEASADLDEFDETIPIDEEKVAAAGDAEGKEPELSKAEKEVQNLIKQLSPVERYAMRFVEDTEGTWTAVQLKAVEQEIEQQKRDWEANRLAEQRRNEEAARKREAEEHADLLTFSREDAKNQIWISDSTMEKMPMWCPPTPPQDDNDLYVDHSLTFLYDTSDIIPEAELPPVYIKKDYKRSRSEAGFYPDGRRPPKIRREDTYYAPRSLFDRPTPQMAKLRKEYKLQRYKGIIKPFPPMLAMKPTTLPMKPPVEPEGGIPEWTVYEDMAILNVIQNLQGLPLNLMLISPGHVPNWDLVADIVNQSSRTYRLPKQCRYRYESVIMPREEGKLLESPKKQKKNKNPQKQSPTTSSSSPPPPSNPAAGSSPPKQIRSMRTGQLYTSDANSSFIKLMRQKFDNIRTAFGKKPVPGKSSLSSTLPAALKNPKHALVLAKHGITGYDAPLTPVEIATRRAERYLKEKHKLTVAQEQQQQAQLQQQQQQQQQAQQQQQQNAQQQQAVGTVPQAGTVVTTIQQQQVGTTTVVGVQPIVTAQQQQQAHIQTVVQQQQQQQQQQQQPSAATVQAVTVATPAQHLIQQQLQLQAHAISPQQQAATVQGQQIVTSAAGQSTTIVVCGVSTNATPTVATIVQAGRVGQPVVNICASPSQQQQQQQQTQQIVKAIVASPASQNLLSQQLAQVAAQQSGNAQQQVGQAGQTQQVSVVLTTPVTTMSGVNSVQLTSQPQIVSIHQPASSQQLLQGGGTATISPASQATSIVNQSIPHVVSVAQLGSVMTSGVASSATIQPAQVTTLTTSALRAQRIVAPTGTLQEVVLHQRSGSQSPTVVSVSSLGGGLTQAQLQSAQLRLSMAGGQQVSGVVAKSISVGTVSSTGKPGNAPQIQFYRQPPMRQSVKVLHPATAAQVATSGGATVLQTASGQPTIVSPAILQGNIIQTGTVGQTVQVQQATAAGATGTATAGTAVVQKVSGVTTVTGGNAVTQVVSATGGTIVSQTPTVTGAGGSTIATVQMVQGQPRMQYIKQLGGTKHMITRPATDNEMQLMVKRQLISQQQQQQQQQQAAHNKQQLIPQAQLFAQAANLQVQQAGTSGAQQMTLVKTSGGTVAATGMTLSQVKPGQLKTIGANQGQVRQVHLQQQILTQQRKGAAAGKMTQITHVAGKTVQPTQVFLQGPKNIASGTTMTMQQVQHVIRHTHQGSQIVLGKTGVSRMIPVSMSQSQGRQAIQVVSATSAAQAIAAGNIRTHVPGQNIGTIKVAGGATSAQQQQVILNAIQSQQAARSNASPVRLQTTPGGSLVAVTVQSPQQLQQQQQQQQQVVVGTSVTSTPNVVSQTVVGGSGSTDSSQSAAAGGSGAGGSGGGPAAQVGTTAQQQQVLAIQQQQQATVQQSAQQHITVSSSATVGDSGSTVSTASSGPAATQVSSAAVVVSSAASSGSNTGAGATSATQSGQQTAQVSMIKKKQSPNVAK from the exons atgaatgaaggCGATACGGCGGGAGGGCAACGTGGTCGAAACCAGGCCCTTCCTGCTGGAATTGATCGAAACACATCAACTACAACTAACACTGGCCAG TTACCTACTGGCACGCACGATTCCATTACACCAATGTCGCGCTCGTTAAATGAAGACCAACCACAGCAACTGGAACAGtctcagcaacagcagcagcagccgcaacaccaacagcagcagcagcagcagcagcagcagcagcagggtcAGCAAATGCAGCCTGCCGGCACACcgacgtcgtcgtcatcgtcattgTCGTCACCTCACAAAAGCttaccacagcagcagcagcatccgacTCCCAGCAGTAACGCTGCTGGTGGCAACGTAACGGTCGCAACCGATGCATCTAGTGTGCCGCTGTCGTCATCGGCACCGTCTCATCATaccctccagcagcagcagcagcagcaacaaaacgtCGCCAACAgtgcgagcagcagcagcagcagcagtagtagtggtggtggtaacaGCAGTGGCAGTGTTGAGGCTAATAATGCTAACATTACCAGTACGCCGGGTGGTGAACGAACAGGAAGTGGTCTCTCGGAAAGTGAAGGCGGAGGACGGGGAGGACGGGGAGGCGGATCCATCGCGAGCGGTGGCGTGGTGGAGGGCGGTCTAGTGCCAGCGAGTGGTgcaagtggtggtggtggtagtacaAGTGAAACCCCCGGCAGTGAGGAAAGTACGTTTGGTGTTGTGGTGGGCGAGAAAAGAGCAATAGAGGATAGTACGGGTAGTGTAACGGACGTggcgggcggtggtggtggtgctagtGAGGAAGGAGGAATCGTTGGTGCGAGTGGTGTGGTTGGAAAATTgtacaccaaaacaaacactacTGCGTCaacgtcatcgtcatcgtcatcgtcgtccttTTCGCCGGTGGTTGCTGGTGGAATTGCTGTCGGAGGGCAGGCGGCCGGAGGAACTGTTTCCGCTGCcgtcgctgttgctgctgcttctgctggcTCGACGGCAGGCGGTTCCGCCGCAGTGGCGAAAAAGCGCATCAAGCTAGAAACGGAACCGGAACATGATATCAGCGCGCTTAAGAAACTGATTCTAGAGCACAAGTATATGCGATTACGAAGTATCAAAGAGAG ATACAACGAGCATGTAGCGGaactgttttttcttcaaaccgGTGGCAATATGATGGAATATCCCGTATGGAGAAAGAAGCCACCAACGCCCGCGTTCACCAGCTTCGTTCGCTCGTACAAGCTGGAACCGTTGTCTAGCAATCTGGAAGAGGCCGGCGAAGCGCTAAAGCAG CAGTCGACCCGTGCGCTGAGCGGAATTTCTACCACGCCCGGAAGCACCAACCTTGGCAGCGTCGTGACACCGGTGGTAGTTAGTGGCAAtggtagtagcagcagcagtggtgggGATGATACCTTAACCGGGCTGCCACAGGGAGCGGAAATCAAAATACCCGGTGTCGGTGCCACGCCGGTAGCCGTCTCGACCACACTTCCTGCCGCTGTCGCTCAGCTTAGCCAGCAAG GTGGTACGCCGATCATTCCCGACCGGGTCGGTATCGGCATCTCGCCCGCCGCCGCATCCGCCGTCGATCGGAAAAGGCAAATCTCCTCCGCGTCCAGTGCCCTCGGTGGGCATATGATCAAGAGCGAACTGCTCGAAACGGCAAATGCATCGCCCAGTCTTACCACCATTGGCACCAATGGCCCGAACGTGCCGAGCGTTCGGCAAGGTGGAAGCCTCACCGGTGGTGTCGGCGGTAGCCGAGGCAGCGGCAGTAGTACGGCCGGCGGCAGTATTACCGGCTCATCGTCCCGGGGGCTAAACAACGGCCAGCAGAACGGTGCGCTTGGCAACGGACGCGGTAATGCACTGTCGTCCGGGTCGTTGgctgggcagcagcagcagcagcaactcggTGGAGGGGTGCCCGCCGGAACCAATAGCAACGGTCCGCCGGACCAGTACACCAACAAAGCCCGGCAGGAGGTGTTCGTGATGCAGCGCATCCAGGAGCTGCAGAAGGAGGGCCTGTGGACGGAGAAGCGCCTGCCGAAGGTGCAGGAGCCGCCCCGGCCGAAGGCGCACTGGGACTATCTGCTCGAGGAGATGGTCTGGCTGGCGGCCGACTTCGCCCAGGAGCGGAAGTGGAAGAAGGCGGCCGCGCGAAAGTGCGCCCGCATGGTGCAGAAACACTTCCAGGACAAGGCGCTGGCGGCGCAGCGGGCGGAGAAGGCCCAGGAGCTGCAGCTGAAGCGGATAGCCGCGTTCGTGGCGAAGGAAATCAAGACGTTCTGGTCGAACGCGGAAAAGCTGGTCGAGTACAAGCAGCAGACCAAGCTGGACGAGCGGCGCAAGAAGGCGCTCGATCAGCAGCTTAGCTTCATCGTGGAAAAGACGGAGAAGTACTCGCAGCAGCTGGTCGAGGGCATGAACAAGGCCGCACCGGTGCcgggtggtgctgctgctctccTCCCTCCAGGGAGTAAGGCGGAAAGCCTGAACTCGTCGCGCCTTTCCTCCCCGCTGCGCGGTAGCGGTGGGCTGGCAGGTGGTTCGGACGATGAGTTCTGCCCGGAGGCGGAAAGCTCGGACGATGACGAGGAAACGATCGCGAAGGCGGAGGCCGAGGCGGCAGCAGAGGCAGAGGATGGAACCAAAGACGAGGTGGCCGCCCTGCAGAAGGAGTCCGAGATGGATTTGGACGATTTTCTGAAGAATCTGCCGAAGGACTATCTGGAGAATCGTGATAAGATCGTGCTGTCCGACTCGAACGACGGTGACGGTGACGGGGAGGAAgagcaggaggaggatgaggaggaggaggaggaagaggccGATGAGAacaggaggaagaagaagcaggGTGCTACcagggagggggaggaggaggacggaGACAAGGACTTCAGTGCGGACGAGGATAGCATGGACGATGAGGATACCATCCGGGAGcaggagaagaaggaaaagaacCAGGATCACAAGAAGGAAATCGATGAGTTGAAT GCCGACAACGACTTGACCATCGAGGAGCTGATGGCAAAGTACAAAAATCTTCCTCCCGCGGGCGAGCAGATGGACATCGATTCCGATGACGATGCGGACGAGGTGCCGGCAGTTCCGGCGAACGATCGCAAACGGCGACGAACGCGAAGTCAGCCCATGTACGAGTCGTCGGACGATGAGGGCaaggaggaggaagacgaCAACGATGAAAGCGAAGGTCTGACAGGCTCGGACgacgatgaggaggaggaggacgacgatgaTATTACCGAGGATGAGTCGGACGAAAGCGAAGAAGCGATGGACGCTGAAGAGGACGCATTCGGGCTGAAGCATTTGCTTGACGATGAGACCGGGTCCGGCGAGACGGCTGctacatcagcagcagcaggctccAGCGGGGCATCGTCGGTGGCCAAAAGTCAAAGCGACAAGGACGATATGCTGAACGATGCGGCTGCCATCGCGGAAAGCATCCAGCCGAAGGGTAACACGCTGTCGTCGACCAGCGTCGTGACGCCGATACCGACGCTGCTGAAGCATTCGCTGCGCGAGTACCAGCACATCGGGCTGGACTGGCTGGTGACGATGCACGACCGCAAGCTGAACGGCATACTGGCGGACGAGATGGGTTTGGGCAAGACGATCCAAACCATCTCGCTGCTGGCGCATCTGGCGTGCGTGAAGGGCAACTGGGGCCCGCATCTGATCATCGTACCGTCGTCGGTGATGCTGAACTGGGAGATGGAGTTCAAGAAGTGGTGCCCGGGGTTCAAGATACTGACCTACTACGGCACGCCGAAGGAGCGCAAGCAGAAGCGCACCGGCTGGACGAAGGTGAACGCCTTTCACGTGTGCATCACGTCGTACAAGCTGGTGATACAGGACCACCAGAGCTTCCGGCGGAAAAAGTGGAAGTACCTAATACTGGACGAGGcgcaaaacatcaaaaactTCAAGTCTCAGCGCTGGCAACTGCTGCTCAACTTTCAAACCGAACA ACGACTACTGCTCACTGGCACGCCGCTGCAGAACAATTTGATGGAACTGTGGTCGCTGATGCACTTCCTGATGCCGCACGTGTTTCAATCGCACCGCGAGTTCAAGGAATGGTTCTCGAACCCGATGACCGGCATGATCGAAGGCAACTCCGAGTACAATGAAACGATTATCAAGCGCCTTCACAAG GTATTGCGACCGTTTTTGCTGCGGAGGTTGAAATGCGAGGTGGAAAAGCAGATGCCGAAAAAGTACGAACACGTGGTCATGTGTCGACTGTCCAAGCGTCAGCGCTTTCTCTACGATGACTTTATGAGTCGAGCAAA AACGAGAGAAACGCTAGCATCGGGCAATCTGCTGAGCGTGATTAACGTCCTAATGCAGCTGCGCAAGGTGTGCAACCATCCGAACATGTTCGAGGAGCGACCGACAATATCGCCCTTCCGCATGGAGGGCATCAGCATTAAGACGGCCTCGCTCGTGTACAACATGTTCAGCTACGATCCATTCACT CAAATTGATCTGTCTTCCTTAAACTTAGTACTAATTcagctggagctgctgctgcccgcgtACGTGGCGCACCGTACGCAGCACCTGTGCATGCCGAAGCGGCTGATCGAGGAAATCGATTCTACCCCGCTGCCACCGCCCCGGTGTCCCACCGGGAAGCTGCGGCTGCACGTGCGCATTCCCGACGTGCGCGTGCAGGAGTCGCtcagcggcggcggcaatCGGGCCGGCGTCAGCATCACGACGGGCGTGCGCGTCGGCACCAGCCCGGCGATGAAGACTGAAGGGACAAAGTTTGTTCCGCTTGTAAATCATGAAGCATCCCTAGATAAGAAATCATCCCTCATCGGtcccggcggcagcagcagcatacagTCGCGGGTCATCGACATACGGCGGCGCGGCTCGTccacggtgatgatgatgatgggcggCAGCAGTTCGGCGGGCCTCGATTCCAGCAGTATGGTGGCGACGGCGGCGGGCAATAGTAGAAGCATGTCGCCCGGGCTACTGCTGCGCAAGCGGAGCGACAttgccggcggtggtggtatCGTGTCCATGGCCGGTCcgctgcaccagcagcagcagcagcagcaaaaccggTTAAATGCGGGCCAGGTGGTGCAGATCATTCCTCAGGTGTCATCGGGTGGTGGAATCGGCTCGAACGCGTCCCAGTCGTACATCATCACCGGGCGACTGCAGCCGGCAGCCGGTGGTAGCGGAGGTCAGGCCATATTCCATCGACCCGCACTAGCGGCAGGTGGTAGCGGCGGTGTTAATGTTTTGCCAACGCAGCGAATAGCAACACTCCAGTCGATGGGAGGACAGTCGAGCGTCGCGGCCACatcggcggcagcagcagcagcgacagtgAGTGGTGCCGCCGCCAACCGGATGGTACAGAACGTCGGGCAAAAGACGCAGATCTCATCGACGCTGGCCGCCACGATCATGAAGCAGCTAAAGCACTCGAAGAGCCTCGCCGGCAGTAGTGGGAACGGGGCGGCCAGATCGGCGGAAGCGGCCGAAATGGACGAACGACAGCGCACCGAGTTCTATCTGGCCTGCATCGAGGAGTCGCGCAAGGAGCGGCGCCGGGAGGTGCTGGAGCTGCTCGGGCGCATCAATGCGAAGCGTTGCGATGCGACACCGATCTATGGGCGGGATCTGCGCGAAACGTTGTGTGCTTTGATCGAGGAAGAGTTCCGGCACCGGCCGGACGAGCTGATTCCGTTCGGTGTCGCCAGCTCGTACCACACCCGGCGCGCAACGATGGCACggtgcggtggcggcggcggcagtggGACGAAGAACGGTGCGCTGTTCGCTGCCGCCAGCTCGTGCCTGTCGGAAGCGATCAAAAGCATCGATCAGCGGGCGGGCGAGCTGCGCGCGACGATCTCAAACTTTGTCCTGTTCGTACCGGCCGTGTGTGCGCCGACACCGTACCTGCAGGTGTCCCATCCGCATCCATCCAAGCTGAACGCCGAGCAGCAGTGGGAGGCAACGATGGCGGAGCAAATCCAGCCAGCCATTCAGCTGCTGCATCCGATTATTTCCGCCATGAGCACACAG TTTCCGGATCCCCGCCTCATTCAGTACGACTGTGGCAAGCTGCAAACGCTCGACCGGTTGCTGAAGAAGCTAAAATCGGAAGGCCACCGCGTGCTCATCTTCACCCAGATGACGCGCATGCTGGACGTGCTGGAAGCATTCCTGAACTACCACGGCCACATCTACCTGCGGCTCGACGGCACGACGAAGGTGGAGCAGCGGCAGGTGCTGATGGAGCGGTTCAACAACGACCGGCGCATGTTCGCGTTCATCCTGTCGACCCGGTCCGGGGGCGTTGGCATTAACTTGACCGGCGCCGATACTGTGATATTTTACGACTCGGACTGGAACCCGACGATGGACGCGCAGGCCCAGGACCGGTGCCATCGGATCGGGCAGACGCGCGACGTGCACATCTACCGGCTGGTGAGCGAGAAGACGATCGAGGAGAACATACTGAAGAAGGCGAACCAGAAGCGCATACTGGGCGATCTGGCAATCGAGGGCGGCAACTTTACCACCGCCTATTTCAAGAGCTCCACCACCATCCAGGACCTGTTCACGGTGGACAGTGCGGAGCAGGACGCGTCGGCCCGGCTGGCCGAGGTGCTCGACCGGGACCGCGACCGGAAGGAGCGGTTGAATGCGAACCTTGCGACGGGCCCGGGGCAGCCGCAGCCGGCGACAGGCGGCGAGCCGGTGGTGGACGGCAGCAAATCGGCCATCAATGTGTTCGAGTCTGCGCTGGCAGCCGCCGAGGACGATCAGGACGTGCAGGCGGCTAAGTTTGCTAAGGCCGAAGCGTCGGCCGATCTCGACGAGTTCGACGAAACCATTCCGATCGACGAGGAGAAGGTGGCGGCCGCCGGTGACGCCGAGGGCAAGGAGCCGGAGCTGAGCAAGGCCGAGAAGGAGGTGCAGAATCTAATTAAACAG TTGAGTCCTGTCGAGCGGTACGCGATGCGTTTCGTCGAGGACACCGAAGGTACCTGGACTGCGGTGCAGTTGAAAGCAGTTGAGCAGGAGATCGAGCAGCAGAAGCGCGACTGGGAAGCGAACCGGCTGGCGGAGCAGCGGCGCAACGAGGAGGCGGCCCGCAAGCGCGAAGCAGAGGAGCACGCCGACCTGCTCACCTTCTCCCGGGAGGATGCCAAAAATCAG ATATGGATATCGGATAGCACGATGGAGAAGATGCCG ATGTGGTGTCCCCCGACGCCCCCACAAGATGATAACGATCTGTACGTGGATCATTCGCTGACGTTCCTGTACGACACGTCCGACATCATCCCGGAGGCGGAGCTGCCGCCCGTGTACATCAAGAAGGACTACAAGCGCAGCCGCTCGGAGGCGGGCTTCTATCCCGATGGGCGCCGGCCGCCAAAGATACGGCGCGAGGACACGTACTACGCGCCGCGCTCGCTGTTCGATCGGCCCACGCCCCAGATGGCCAAGCTGCGCAAGGAGTACAAGCTGCAGCGGTACAAGGGCATCATCAAGCCGTTCCCGCCGATGCTGGCGATGAAGCCGACCACGCTGCCGATGAAGCCGCCGGTCGAGCCGGAGGGCGGCATACCGGAGTGGACGGTGTACGAGGATATGGCGATCCTGAACGTGATACAGAACCTGCAGGGATTGCCGCTGAACCTGATGCTGATCTCGCCGGGCCACGTGCCGAACTGGGACCTGGTGGCGGACATAGTCAACCAGTCGTCGCGCACGTACCGGCTGCCGAAGCAGTGCCGCTATCGGTACGAGTCCGTCATAATGCCGCGCGAGGAAGGCAAGCTGCTGGAGAGCccgaagaagcagaaaaagaacaaaaacccGCAGAAACAGTCGCCCacgacgtcgtcgtcgtcgccgccgccCCCGTCGAATCCTGCTGCGGGTTCGTCGCCTCCGAAGCAGATACGGTCGATGCGCACCGGCCAGCTGTACACGAGCGATGCGAACAGTTCGTTCATCAAGCTGATGCGCCAGAAGTTCGACAACATCCGGACGGCGTTCGGCAAGAAGCCGGTGCCGGGCAAATCGTCGCTCTCGAGCACGCTGCCGGCAGCGCTGAAGAATCCGAAGCACGCGCTCGTGCTGGCTAAGCACGGTATCACCGGGTACGATGCGCCGCTGACACCGGTCGAGATAGCGACGCGTCGGGCCGAGCGGTACTTGAAGGAAAAGCACAAACTAACGGTCgcacaggagcagcagcagcaggcacaactgcagcagcagcagcagcagcagcagcaggctcagcagcagcaacaacagaacgcccaacagcagcaggctgTTGGGACTGTGCCGCAAGCAGGCACCGTCGTAACAACcatccagcagcaacaggtgGGCACGACGACGGTGGTCGGTGTGCAACCGATTGTAAcagcgcaacagcagcagcaggcacacATTCAAACGGtcgttcagcagcagcagcagcagcagcagcagcagcagcaaccatcTGCCGCCACTGTGCAAGCGGTCACGGTAGCAACACCGGCCCAGCATCTcattcagcagcagctgcaactgCAAGCGCACGCCATCTCGCCACAGCAACAGGCGGCCACTGTGCAGGGTCAGCAAATTGTGACCTCTGCGGCAGGGCAGTCAACGACGATCGTCGTGTGCGGCGTGTCGACCAATGCGACCCCAACCGTGGCTACGATCGTGCAGGCGGGTCGGGTCGGCCAACCGGTAGTTAACATCTGCGCCAGTCccagtcagcagcagcaacaacaacagcagacaCAACAGATCGTTAAAGCCATCGTTGCAAGTCCGGCAAGTCAGAATCTGCTTTCGCAACAGTTGGCACAGGTGGCGGCACAGCAGAGCGGCAACGCGCAGCAACAAGTCGGGCAGGCGGGCCAAACGCAACAAGTGTCGGTCGTGCTGACCACACCCGTCACTACCATGTCGGGCGTAAACTCGGTCCAGCTGACGTCCCAGCCCCAGATCGTATCCATCCATCAGCCCGCATCGtcgcagcagctgctgcagggtGGCGGTACTGCAACGATCTCGCCCGCCTCGCAAGCCACGTCGATCGTGAACCAATCGATCCCGCATGTCGTCTCGGTCGCACAGCTCGGCAGCGTGATGACGTCGGGTGTGGCCAGCAGTGCTACGATACAGCCGGCGCAGGTAACCACGCTGACGACGTCGGCACTGCGCGCCCAGCGCATCGTTGCGCCGACCGGTACGCTGCAGGAGGTGGTGCTGCACCAGCGATCGGGCTCCCAGAGCCCCACCGTCGTCAGCGTGAGCAGCCTGGGCGGTGGACTGACCCAGGCGCAGCTCCAGTCCGCCCAGCTACGGCTTTCGATGGCCGGCGGCCAGCAGGTGTCCGGTGTGGTGGCCAAATCCATCTCGGTCGGGACGGTTTCCAGCACCGGTAAGCCGGGCAACGCGCCGCAGATACAGTTCTACCGCCAGCCCCCGATGCGGCAGTCGGTAAAGGTGCTGCATCCGGCGACGGCGGCCCAGGTCGCAACGAGCGGCGGAGCGACGGTGCTGCAAACGGCCTCCGGCCAACCGACGATCGTCAGCCCGGCCATCCTGCAGGGCAACATCATCCAGACTGGCACGGTCGGGCAGACGGTGCAGGTGCAGCAGGCAACGGCTGCTGGTGCGACCGGCACGGCCACCGCTGGTACGGCCGTGGTGCAAAAGGTGTCCGGCGTGACCACGGTCACCGGTGGCAATGCGGTGACGCAGGTGGTTTCGGCCACCGGTGGTACGATCGTGTCCCAAACGCCGACGGTGACCGGTGCCGGCGGCAGTACGATTGCGACCGTGCAGATGGTACAAGGACAGCCGCGCATGCAGTACATCAAGCAGCTCGGCGGTACGAAGCACATGATCACGCGCCCGGCAACGGACAACGAAATGCAGCTCATGGTGAAGCGGCAACTGatcagccagcagcagcagcagcagcaacagcagcaggccgCGCACAACAAACAGCAGCTCATACCGCAGGCACAACTGTTTGCCCAGGCCGCCAACCTGCAGGTGCAGCAGGCGGGAACGTCCGGCGCACAGCAGATGACGCTGGTCAAAACGTCCGGCGGTACGGTGGCGGCCACCGGGATGACGCTGTCCCAGGTGAAGCCGGGCCAGCTGAAAACGATCGGGGCCAACCAGGGTCAGGTACGGCAGGTGcatctgcagcagcagataCTGACCCAGCAGCGCAAGGGCGCCGCGGCCGGCAAGATGACGCAAATCACGCACGTCGCCGGCAAGACGGTACAGCCGACGCAGGTGTTTCTGCAGGGGCCGAAAAACATCGCCTCCGGCACGACCATGACGATGCAGCAGGTGCAGCACGTCATCCGTCACACGCACCAGGGCAGCCAGATCGTGCTCGGCAAGACCGGTGTCAGCCGAATGATTCCCGTGTCCATGTCACAGTCGCAAGGCCGGCAGGCGATACAG GTGGTGTCAGCAACGTCCGCCGCCCAGGCAATTGCAGCCGGCAATATACGGACGCACGTGCCGGGGCAGAACATCGGCACGATTAAGGTGGCGGGAGGGGCCACCtcggcccagcagcagcaggtgatACTGAACGCTATCCAATCGCAACAAGCCGCCCGTTCGAATGCTAGCCCGGTACGACTGCAAACTACACCCGGTGGATCGCTGGTGGCAGTCACGGTGCAGTCTCCGCAACagttacagcagcagcagcagcagcagcaacaagtgGTGGTCGGTACGTCTGTGACCTCCACACCGAACGTCGTGTCTCAGACGGTGGTAGGCGGCTCGGGTTCCACCGATTCTAGCCAATCGGCAGCTGCTGGAGGCAGTGGTGCCGGTGGAAGCGGTGGTGGACCAGCCGCTCAAGTTGGCACGaccgcacagcagcagcaagtgttAGCcatacagcagcaacaacaggcCACTGTGCAGCAATCCGCTCAGCAGCATATTACTGTGAGCAGTAGCGCGACTGTCGGTGACAGTGGAAGTACCGTGTCTACCGCCAGTTCCGGCCCAGCAGCCACCCAAGTGTCATCTGCTGCGGTAGTCGTGAGCTCGGCGGCCAGCAGTGGATCAAACACGGGTGCTGGTGCAACTAGCGCCACTCAGTCGGGGCAGCAAACGGCCCAGGTGAGTATGATCAAGAAGAAACAGTCACCGAATGTTGCAAAGTAA